Part of the Natronobacterium gregoryi SP2 genome, GCTGACGAGGTCGCCTTTCTGGTGGCCTTTCAGGTCCGAGAGGTCGTCTTTCGCCCAGTCCGGGAGCGGAAAAAGTCCCGGCGTGGTCGAAACGTACTCAGTCATCGTACGGCGGAGTAGGCTATACCGATGCTTAATATTTACCATCCATATTAATGCTTTATAGTAATCTCCTGGTCCGGGCTGCTCGAGACCGGCCGATCGCTCGAGCACACACCACCGAGGAATGTTTTTCTGCCGACCCGACAAACGACTGTGTATGTTCGACCGTCCCCTCTGGTCGCTTCGACTCCGGCTCGCCGGGACGCTCATGGTGCTCCTTCTCGTCGCGACGGGCGTACTCGCGGCCGTCGGCTGGGCGATCTTTGTCGTCACGAGCGCCGTCAGCGCGTCCGGCTCGCCACTCGAGGTGGCCACGTCCCGCTCCCTGGCCGGTGGCACGGTCGTACTGGCGGCGGGACTGTCGTTGCTCGCACACGGCCGGTACGGCTACCGGCAGACACTCGAGTCGGTCGACGCCAATCCCGTCGAAGACGGCGACCCCCACGGCCTGCGCGAACGCGTCCGTCGGTTCGCGCTCGCCGCCGGGGTCGAAGAACCGGCAGTCGCGGTCGCCGACACCGACGAGCCGACCAGCTTCACCGTCAGCAACGGCACCGACGCGACGGTCGTCGTGACGACCGGCGCACTCGAGGCCCTCTCGGACGCCGAACTCGAGGCCGTCCTCGCCCACGAGGTCGCTCACCTCGCGAACCGAGACGCCACCGTCGCGACCGTCGCCGCGACGATCGGGTCGATCTCGGACGGGCTGTTCGCCCGCGAGCGTCGACTCGGCGAGTGGATTCGATTCCTCCTCACGATCGGTTCGGTGACGATCGTGCTGGCGCTCGTTGCGATTCCGATCGTCGTCCTCTCGGCACTCTACCTGGTCGTCAGCGTCCTCGCCCGAACCGTCCTCGCGATCAACGCTATCTCCGTCGGCGTTCACGCCCGCGCTCGAGAGTACGCCGCTGACAGGGCCGGCGCGGAACTGGTCGGCGATCCCGCCGCACTCGCCGCTGCCCTCGAGACGCTCGACGATGTCGGGCCACCCGACGAAGACGCTCGCCGGCGATCCCACGCGAGCGCGACGCTCGGGATCGTCCCCTACGCGCTGGGGGAGCCGACTGATTCCGACCCCCTTGAGGGGTCGTCGCTCTCCCGGTGGATTCCCGACGCGGACAGTGAACTCGACCGCGCCGAGTTCGTGGCACTGCTCTCGAGGGTCTTCGGACGTCTCGGCCGGGCGCTCGAGTGGCGGCCCGCGACGCATCCGCCGGTCGAGAAACGGATCGAGCGGCTGCGCGAGTACGCCGACGAAATCGACGGCAAATAGCAGTGCTCCGACCTACTCGAGTGCGAGCAACGCGTACGCCTCCTCGTCGACTTCGGCGACGACGTAGAGTACGCCGTCGTCGAGCACCGGCCCGGGACCGACGCGACCAGCGAACTCGCGTCGGAACCGGACTGCAGGACCGTCCGTGAGAACGCCGGTCGCCGTCGGATCGAGTGCGTACAGGGCGTCGCCACCGACGAAGACGGTCTCGCGGCTATACGCTGGCGCGGTGTGTTGCCAGTCGCCGACGTCGTGACTCCAGTAGCGGGTCCCATCGTCGGTCCCGAGCGCGTGGAGCGTCCCGGCACCCCGGAGAAAAACCCGACCGTCCGCGACGCAGATACCGCGTTCCGTCCAGCCGGTGTCGGCCGACCAGTACACCTCGTCCGCGTAGCCGCCCTCGTCGGTCAGCGCGTACGTCGTCCCGTCCCGACAGCTGACGTAGATCGAGTTCGTGTCCACGCTCGGCGGAGCCATCGGCACGGCCGGGAGTCGCCATCGCCGTCCTCCCATCCCGCCGTCGCTGAGCAAGTAGACCATCCCCGCTTCGGTGGCAACGACGACCCAGTACCCCAGGAAGAACGCGGCGTGGTCGAGCACCTGTCCGTAGACGTCGCGTCGCCACGCCTCCTCGCCGGTCTCGGCCTCGAGTGCGACGACCGTCTCGCCCGCGCCACAGATCAGTCGATCCCCGGCGTAGGTGGCCGGCCCGGTCACTCGCCCCGGCACCTCGAACTCTCGTTCCCACAGTGAATCGCCGGTGTCTGCCTCGAGTGCACGGACGGTATCGGCCGACGAGATGTAGACGACGTCGCCCCGGACCAGCGGCACCGCTCTCGCGTCCTCGAGCGTCCACAGCTCGTCGCCGCTGTCGGCATCCAGAGCACGGAGTCGCTGCTGAGCCTCGAGCAGGTAGACGGTCCCGTCGGCGACGACTGGTTCGTGGTAGGTCGTCTGTGCGGTCTCGACCCGCCAGCGTTCGGACACGCCCTCGACTGGTGTCTTGCCGTCGGCGACTTCGCGAGTGTTGCCGGCATTACACCCGAAACTGGACCACGAACCGTTCGCTCCGAGGATGTGGCGGTCGGGGTCTGGCAGTGCGTCGACGCCCGCTGGCGGCGGCTCGTCCGGTGTCGGCGAGCGTGCGACGGTCGAACAGCCAGCGAGGGCAGCGCTTCCGGCGACGATGCTCGTCAGAAAGGATCGTCTGGTGGAGGGCATCTCCTCAGCTGTTCTAGACGGTTCGAAATGTATCTTCCGCTCACCGGAGCAACTCGAGCACCGTCAGCGTCTCGAAGGGAAACGACTCGTCGGCGAGGGCAACCGCGCTGAACCCCGCTTTTCCCGCTTGCTCGACGACCTCGTCGACCCCCGTCAGGCTGCTGACCAGCAGGTAGACGACGCCGCCGGGGGCGAGCACGCGACCGACGGCCTCGAGGAACGGATCGATCACCGCGCGGCCGTCTTCGCCGCCCGACAGCGCCGCCTCCATCCAGTCGTCCCACTCGTTGTCTGGATCGGTCGGCAGGTACGGCGGATTGAAGAGGACGGCGTCGAACGCCCCGTCGGCAAAGGGGGAGACGAGGTCTGCACGGACTGTCTCGAGGCCCTCCTCGCGGGCCTGGCGGACGGCGTGGGGGTTCAGGTCCGCGGCGATCACCCGAGCGTCGGTCTCCTCGGCGACCGTGCGGGCGACGTAGCCCGACCCAGTGCCGACCTCGAGGACGAGTTCGTCGCCCGCAATTCGCTCGCAGGCTGTACTGGCCAGCAACTGCGAGTCCTCTGCCGGCTGGTAGACGTCCGTTTCCACGTCGCGTTGCTCTCGAAGTTCCACGTTAGTTGTCCTCCGGATGGCTCATGCGGTACTCGCGGCCGCCACGATTTCCGTCTTCGGGTTCCGGATCGCCGTCCGCGGCCGAACTCGCGTCCGTCTCCTCGTCGACGCTCTCGGTTCTCCCGTCGATCCGCACGTCAGTCTCACCGCGACTCGAGAGCGCTCGCTGCGGGTACGGGATGTCGACTCCTTCCGAATCGAACTCGCGTTTGATCGCGTTGATCGCTGCCGTCCGTGCCTGCCAGCGCCACTGGGAGCGCGGTTTGTCGATCCAGAACCGTGCGCCGAGGACGACCGCCGAATCGCCGAACTCCTTCGAAACGACGTCCGGAGCGGGCGTATCGAGGGCGTACTCGAGCTCCGCGAGGACATCCTCGAGGAGTGTGGTGGCTCGGTCGATGTCGGCGTCGTAGTCGACCCCGACGTCGATCTCGACCCGGAGTCGTCCTCGCTTCGATCGGTTCGTGATCGTACTCGAGGAGATAACGTCGTTGGGAATCATGACGTACTCGCCGTCGAACGACTGGATTCGCGTGTTCACGATCGAGATGTCGGTGACGATTCCCTCCTCGTCTTCGACGGCGACCCAGTCGCCGATCTCGAACGGGCGGGAGAACATCAACACGAAGCCCGAAAGCACCGTTCCGAGCGTCTGTCTGGCGGCCATACCGACGACGATCCCCAAGAAGCCGGCACCCACGAGCAGTCCACTCAGGTCGTCGATCCAGACCCCGAGGACCACTACGATCGCCACCGACCAGATGACTACCTGTGCGATACGGTGGGTGATCTCGCGCTGATGGGCCGTGACCGCCGACGCTGAACCGAGGAGTTCGTCGATAAGTCGCCTGACGAATCGCGTCACGATCGACGTGCCAATCACGAGAACGAACGAAGCGATCGCGTTTGGCAGGAGGTCCTCGTTGAGATCGTGCTCCGTGAAGACGCTCCAGACGGTCCCGGTGAGTTCCCATACACCGAGGACGACCGCAAGAGCGATCGCATACGTCCCAACGAGCAATGTCGCCGAAGCTAGATCGCCGTATAGCGGCCGACTCCGGGCGCTAATCTGTGTTTGCAGTCGCCGGTAGGAGAGCGAAACGAACAACAGGAGACCGACCGCCACGACGGAGATCGCAATCCGCAATTGTCGTGACTCGATCTCGGTTGCAAGGAAGTCGAGCCCCACTGCTTCTGACATGAATCGTGGTCTCTCGACCGCTGTCGTTCCCAGAGGTTTGAGTATTCGTTGGTTGCCAGCCAGGGAACGCTGCCACGGACACGCACAGAAAGACAGTCCCGGGTAGCAGTCCGTCTCACTCGAGGCCGCTCTCTACGAGCGCCAGTTCGGCCAGCGCGGCGAACTCCGCAGGTGCCATCGCGTCCGCTCGTTTGCGAAGAGTCTCGTCGTCGGCGGCGTCGACGACTGCCTCGGGTTCCTCGAGGCCGGAGATGTGGGCCGTGTTCCGGATGGCGTTCCGGATCGTTTTCCGCCGCTGCGTGAACAACGCCTTCACGAATCGCAGGAAAAAGTCCTCGTTTTCGACCTCGTATTCGGGCTCGCGGGGTCGCAGTCGGACGACCGCGCTCTCGACCGCCGGCGGCGGCGAAAACGCCTCCTTCGGGATCGTCTCGACGAGTTCCGCGTCGGCGTAGTGCTGGGTCGAGACCGACAGCCGCCCGTACTCCGACGTGCCGGGTTCGGCGACCATCCGCTCGGCGAACTCCTGTTGGAACATCAACACGAGCGGCTTCCCTTCGGGGAGCAACCGGAAGCTAATCTCGCTCGAGACGCCGTAGGGAAGGTTCGAGATCGAGGCCGTGAAGTCGGGTAGGTCGACCTCGAGGGCGTCGCCCTCGATCACGGTCAACCGGCCGGCGTCGATCGCGTCCGCGAACTCCTCGCGGAGGAAGGCCGCGAGATCGCGGTCGCGTTCGACGACCGTCACCGCGCCGTCCTCGCCCGCGAGCGCGAGCAGTCGGTCCGTCAGCGCGCCAGTGCCGCCGCCGATCTCGAGCAGGTGGCTGGCATCGGGATCTATCTCTTCAAGATACGTGGGTAGTCGATCGAGCACGCGGTCGTCGACGAGGAAGTGCTGGTCGTGGTCCGGATCGCCGCGGACGCCGGCCCGGGCGATCAACGCGTCGGGATCTCTCATTGCCGGCGGTTGGGGGTCGGCGGGTGTAAACGCACCGTCTCGCAGGTGGTGACTGTTACTGCCTGCGCGCGAAGACGATCGAGTAGAGGACGAACAGCAGGCCGACGAACTCCGTCACTTGCCCGACGAGCGGCGTCATGGCGACCGACCCCGTCTGGGCGACCGTGATCGTGAACACTTCCGAGACGAACGTGAGAAGCGCGATGCCGACTGCGAGAAGCAACATCGGCTGGCTCCGGTTTCGCCGGTAGCCGAGCGCCGCAAGCACGGTGTTGGCCCCCTCCTGCGCCTGAAGACGCGGGAATCCCGCCCAGAAGAGTGAGACGCGTCACTGATCGGCCACTGATGTCTTTCGAGAAGCAGACCGCCGGCCGGCGTTACTGACCCTGTTCGCGACCGACAAACGTCTGATACTTCAGGTCGTCTTCCTGGAGTTCCTCGAGAATGCGCTCGACGAGGATTTCGTCGGGATCGTGGAGCCCGGAGACGCGGTCTTCGAGGTCGTCGAAGCTCTCGAACGGTTTGCGCTTGCGCTCGTCGAGGAGGCTGTTACGGAGTTTCTTCCCGATTCCTGGGAGCAGATTCAACTGGTGGAGTCGCAGCGTGATCGGCTGGGCCTCGTTGTAGAAGTCCACGAACCGCTGTTCGTTCTCCTCGACTAGATCCTGGACGACGTACTCGAGTTCGGATCTGGCTCCCGAGGAGAGGTCCCCGTACTCGACGGCGTTGCACTCGGTGACGATGTCGCGTTCGTCTCGCGGGTCGACGGCGACCTCGGTCCCGATCGTGATCCGTTCGTCCTCGTCGAACGCGATCTGGTACAGCGTGAAGTCCTCGACGCCGAGGGCGTATCCTGCCGGGGACTTCTCGTACTGTGGCCGCCCGTCGTCCGACAGGCCGTGGGCGAGATAGTCCAGTACCACCGCGCGTCGAGCGTCGTCGTCCGTCCCATCGCTGTCGGCTTCGCTCATTGCTTGTAGGTATGGGAACGGCACACTTAAAGAATCGGCCCGCTTTCGGGCGCTGGGTCGTGGCCAGTGACGAAGGTTAGGCGTACTTTGCGACGACGTCGAGAATCTCGTCGAGTTCGTCCCCCGACAGCGAGTACCGTTGCTGTGCGTACACCGATCGAAGCTCGTCCCGGTTGCGCGGGAGGAGGTTGGTGATCTTGTATGCCGTTGCCTCGTCGACTTTCTCCAGTTCCTGGAGGTCGTCGGCGAGCTGTTGGGCCTCCGCTGGCTCGAGGACGGTGAATCGGTTGACGTGTTCGATCGCTCGCGCGAGTTCGTAGGGGAGTTCGCGGTCCTCGTCTAGTGCGCGTTCGGCCTCGATGTCGGCGAGCAGTTCCTTCGTTTCCGAGACCGTGAGGAACTCCTCGTCGACGATCTCTTTGAAGATCGTCATGTGGAAGCGGGTTCAGACGCGGTCTGCGGCGCGGTCCTGGGCGCGCATGTGGGCCGCGGTCACGATCAGCGTCTTGTCTTTACCGCCGTCGTTGACCTGTACTTTGAACGCGTTCCCCTGCTTGCCGACGACCTCACCGGTGAGGCCATCGAAGCGTGGGTGGAAGCGACCTTTGTGGATGCTTGGGTCGATCTTGAGGTGGACTTTCTCGCCCTCCTCGTACTCCTGAATCGCACGCTGTGGCGGCGACGCCCCGCGTTCTCGGGGATCGTTCGAGAGTTTGTTCCGGGTTCCCTGACGAGGGCCATTAGAGTTCGGCATAGTCGTACGACCCTCTTACTTGGTGACGGTTATAAAACGCACGTTCCACGACGGGGCGGCCGTGCCAAGCGAGCACGACTGCCGGAACAGAAGACAAACGTAACCTACCTCCGCCCCGTCGACCCACGCATGGACGACGACCAGTTCCGGATCGAAACCCGCTCGATTCACGCCGGACAGGAACCCGACGAAGAGACGGGCGCGCTGATGACGCCCATTCACGCCAACTCGACGTTCGAGCAAGATGCCCCCGGCGACCACCGCGGCTACGAGTACTCCCGGACCGGAAATCCGACACGGACCGACCTCGAGGAGAACCTCGCGAGCCTCGAAGGAGCCGAGTACGGCCGCTGTTTCGCGTCGGGCATGGCCTCGATCAACACCGTGCTCAACCTGCTCGAGGCGGGCGACCACGTCGTCACCGGCAACGACGTCTACGGCGGCACCCACCGTATCTTCACGCAGGTCTACGAGGACTACGACCTCGAGTTTAGCTTCGTCGATATGACCGACCTCGAGGCGATCGAGGAGGCGTTCCGTCCGGAGACGGAACTGCTGTGGCTCGAGACGCCGACCAATCCGCTCATGTCGATCGTCGACATCGAGGGGGCAGCCACAATCGCCCACGACCACGACGCCCTGTGTGCGATCGACAACACGTTCGCGACACCGTACCTCCAGAACCCGCTCGAATTGGGTGCCGACATCGTCTCCCACTCGCTGACGAAGTATCTCGGCGGTCACTCGGACGTGGTCGGTGGCGCCTTGCTGACCAACGACGAGGACCTCGACGAGGAGTTTGGCTTCTACCAGAACTCCGTGGGCGCGACGCCCGGTCCCTTCGAGAGTTTCCTCGTGCTTCGGGGGACCAAGACCCTCCCCGTCCGGATGGATCGTCACTGCAAGAACGCCAGCGCGATCGCGTCGTGGCTCGAGGACCACCCCGACGTCGACCGAGTCTACTACCCCGGTCTCGAGTCCCATCCCGGCCACGAGATCGCCCGCAAGCAGATGAACGACTTCGGCGGCATGCTGAGTTTCGAACTCGACGCAAGTCTGGAGGAGGCAAGCGAGGTCGTCTCCGCGACCGAGGTCTTCACCCTCGCCGAGAGTCTCGGCGGCGTCGAGAGCCTGATCGAACAGCCCGCGCCGATGACCCACGCCGCGATTCCGCGGGAAGAACGACTCGAGGCCGGCCTGACCGACAGCCTGATCCGGGTTTCGGTGGGGATCGAACACGTCGACGACCTGATCGGAGATCTCGAGCAGGCGTTCGAGGCGGCGCTGAACTGACCGAACATCGCGGGCTCGAGGTAGCGACGCCGGTCCGAGACGGAGTGAGCGCCGACGACACCAACGGAGTAGATTTATTTTCTCCGACTGTCAGTGTCCGGACGATGTACGATACGATCGTCGTCCCTGTCGACGGCAGTCCCGAGGCCAGAACTGCCGCCGAACAGGCACGGGACCTCGCTGCCGATCTCGGCTCGAGCGTCCATCTCTTCTACGTCATTCCCGCGACTGGCTACCTGTTCGGCGTCGATGCGGTCGTCGACGTCGACAAAGCCAGCAGTCGCGTTGCAGAGCTCGCTACCGACGTCTTCGGTGACTCGAGTGTCGACGTCCAGACCACGGTCAGACGTGGCGACCAGGAGACGCTGACTCTCGCCTTTCTCGAGGAGGTCGACGCCGATCTCGTCGTCCTGGGTCGCAAAGAGACACCGGAGGTACGGGACTACCTCTTCTGGAGCACTCCCGCACAGATCGTCCGCGAGTCCGAGATTTCGGTGCTGCTCGCTCACCCCGATACCGACGGCGGTGATCGATGATGGAAAACGTCGACAGGCTCGCGGCGATGTTCCCTAGTTCGTCACGGAACGCCGTTCTCTCGTGGCTTCTCGTGGGTGTCCTCGCCCTGATAGCGATCGGCGGTGGCTGGCTCGAAGCGTACGCGTCGGTGCTGTTCGCCGTCGTCGCGATCGTGATTGCCACTGCGCCGGCGGTCACGTTCCGCGACCTGACGGTCATGCCGCCGTGGTACTTCCTGTTCCTGATCGCACTCCCCGTCCTCTGGGAAGCGTTCGGGCCCCAGCCACTCGTCACTGGCATCGTGCCGGCACTCGCAATGGGGACCCTCGGACTCCTCGCCGTCGTCGAACTCCACCGGTTCACGTCGCTTCGGCTCGTTCCGTGGTTCAGCGTCGTTCTCACCGTCGTCCTCACGCTCGCAATGATCGGCCTGTTGAACGTCCTCTGGTGGTCGTCGGACACGCTGTTCGGAACGACGTTTTTGCTCGACGGGCGTAGTCAGGACGCGATCAATGCGGCCGTGATGATCGAGTTCAGCTACGCCGTCGTTGCTGGCCTTCTCGCCGGGCTGGTCGTCTACGCACACTTCCGTTTCTCCGACGAAACCGTCGGCTCACGGACTGGCACGGCACCGTCGCCCGAGCCTGACGCGGAGGCGGCCCGGTCGGTCGATCCAGTCGTCTTGAGCGACCGACTCGGCATTCCGACCGACCGACAGCACGCGCTCGTTCGGGCGATGCAACTCGTTTTAGTCGGTATTCTCTTCTACGGATTGCTCGTCCGTGATCTGCCGGTAATAACGAACGCGGCGCTCGCTCTCGTCATCACGTTTGTGCCCGCGATGTTACGACAGAACTACGCGTTGCCGATCGAGCCCGGACTCGCGCTCTGGGTCGCAAGCGCGGTGTTCCTGCATACGCTCGGGACGGTGGCACTGTACGATGCCATCGCTCCGTACGACCACCTCACGCATACGCTCTCCGCGTCGGTGGTCGCAGCCGGCGGCTACGCCGTGTTACGCGCGATCCAACTCCACGAGCGGTCGATCCACTTCCCTCCCTGGGCCATGTTTTCGTTCCTGCTCGTGTTCATCCTTGCGATCGGTGTGATCTGGGAAATCCTCGAGTTCGTCGCCGACCAGAGCGCGCTCGCGCTCGGCCTGGACCCGGTGCTCGCTCAGCACGGCATCGACGATACGATCGTCGACATGATCTTCAACGTCTTCGGAGCGATACTGGTCGCGGCATGGGGAACACTATACCTCGTCGAACTCTCGGAGGGACTCGCGGACCTGCTCGAGGAGCGACTCGAGACCTGATACGGAGTGTTGGTACTATCTTCTTCGCTCTTCTGTAGGAGATTGTTGATACTGCTCAGCTGTCGCTGTAGAATCGAAGAGAGCAAGGACACCGCGTCAGCGGTGTCCGTTAGGCATGATCCCGCTAGATGTGTTTGGGTCGGAATCGGTCGCAGCGGACCTGTTAGAGCAGGTTCGCTGGCGTAACGGTGTTACTTGCCCTCGCTGCCGTTCTGACCTGACGGTCAAGAACGGCAGCTATGGGCACTTTCAGCGCTATCTCTGTAAGAATTGCGACCGCACGTTCAACGACAAGACCGGCACAATCTTCGCCCATTCGAAAGTCGCACTCAGAAAGTGGCTGTTCTCGATTTACGCGTTTCTCCGGTTTAACACGAGTCTTCGTCAACTTCAGATAGAGATCGACGTCCAGTACAAAACGATATATCAGCGCGTCGAGCGCTTCACGAAGGCGCTTGATGCACCTTCGCTTGACCTTGTCGGACCGGTCGAAATCGATGAAGTCTACGTTTCTGCAGGGCTGAAAGGCCGCGAGCGCGACCAAGAGTCGCGCTCGCGTGGCCTGTCCACGCGTGGGCGAGGAACGTACGAGAAGGACAAACCGCCGGTGTTCACGATCGTCGATCGTGGCACCGGCGACCGATACGTGATCCCAGCGAAATCAGCCGACGAATCGACGATTCGGCTCCTTCTCGAAAACCGTCAGAAGGAGCCACTGACCGTCTACACTGACGGATTTCGTGCCTACGATCCACTGGCCGAGGACGACGCATTCGACCGCGAATACGTCGTCCACGGCGACGGCGAATACGCCAACGAAAACGTACACGTCAACACCTGCGAGAGCCACGGATCGCTGCTGCGACCGTGGCTCTCGCCTCATCGAGGCATCTCAAAAGACAAGCTCACACAGTATCTCCGAGCGTTCCAACTTCGACGAAAGCTACTGTGGAAACCAGGGAGAGAAGCGCTCAAACACGCTATCAAAGCGACGCTATGAGATCAACAAAGTGCTACCCAAGAGCGATCTTCTTACAGCGAGAGAATCCCGCCGTTCACGGCGTTCGCAAGACCATAATGAGTGACAGAAGTTTTGGGCGTGGGCTAAGACGAACGGGGTAATGGGAGGAGACCGGCGGGGCGAGCTCGTTCGTCATCTGAGCGAGGAGGAGTTGGATCGTCTGCTGGACGAAGCAGACGATCCAAAGGTCGTCAAGCGGCTCACCTTTGTCAAACGTCTCTACAAGGGTGCAACGTACGAAGAAGCAGCCGACGACGTTGGGAAATCTGCGTCGACTGGAAGTCGCTGGGCACGTCGATGGAACGATGGCGGGCTGGGTCAGTTGACACCGAACTTCGGGGGCGGAAGGCCCCCGAAGCTCGGTGACGAGGAACAAGAGTGTCTTCTAGAACTTCTCCGGGAGGGACAGCCCTGGAAAGCACAGGAAGTTCACCAGCTCTTGGACGAAGAGTTCGATGTTGAGTACCATCCGGATTATCTCGGTCGAGTCCTCCGGAATCTCGGACTGTCTTACGCTAAACCACGTCCAAAACGTCCCTCACGGCCAGAAAATGCAGATGAAATCCTCGAAGAACGCGTCGCAGACGCGTTCGACGAGGAAACAGAGACAGCACATAACAACCGTCCCGAGGATGAGGACGAAGGCTGGGTTCTCGACGACAATATCTGTACAGATGGAGGAACTGTCGTCGGTTTTTGTGACGCTTCTCATCCGCAACCATACGACAATTCGCATCGACTGTGGTACGTCGATGATCCGACACTCGAACGACCGCTGGTGAAGCTTGACGAACCAGCGGTCGGGTGCTATACGCTCAACGGCGAAAGTGTCCTGACCTTTCCTGAAGATCAATCGAAAGAGAACATCTGTGCCCTATTGGAGGAGGTCCGCGAGCAGAATCCGGGAACGCGGATTCTGCTCGTCTTGGACAACTTCTCGTCTCACATCTGTGAGCACACGCGCAAGCGCGCACATCAACTCGGTATCGATCTCGTCTTTCTTCCGGTCGGTTCACCGCATCTCAATCCAATCGAGCAGGTCTGGAAAGTGCTCAAACGGAATGCTTCACCAATCGTCGTGGCGAGCGAGAGCGCGTTCCGCACTCTCGCTCGCCGCCTCTTCAACACCCTCACCGATCGACTTGGATTCGCCAAGTCTTGGATCGACCAGTTCCTCAGTCCATATTTGCAAAAGTTATCTTGATCATTAAGGACGGCCTGCAGCGACTGGCCTTCTAGCGGAATGCTGTTGCCGCGCCACGTACGGAGTTCCTCGACAATCTCGAAGTCTGCATTTTCCTTGACGCGAGAGACGAACCAGCCGCCATTGGCGTCAATGCGGTCGAACAGCCAGAAATCGTAGTAGCCGAGATCGAACAGGATGAGGGCGCCAGCTACCCACTCGCCGGTGGGTAGCTGGCTCCGTTCGTGAGTGCTCGCGTCGGTTGTTTGGAATCGCGTCGGAAGCCCCGTCGAGAGCGATTCGGTGAGATGGAGTTTCGCCCCGGCTCGGTCGTCATCGAGTGCGTAGACATCTTTGGCGTCTTGATAAAGCGAGATGATCGTCGCATCAACGATGAGGACGTCTCGAAATCGTTCGAGACGTCCGGTCAGCTCGGTTTGGCCCGTGTCGAGATTCTCGATGGCGTCATCGAGAATCTCTCGAAGGAGTGCAACGAATCCCGGTTTGAACCAGCCGTGAAACGTTGCATACGAGAGTTCGTCACAGTCAGCCATCTCGACGTAGCGTTCGAGAAACGCCTGAATGGATCGATCAGATCCGGCAGCGAAGCCGAGGGAAAGCGTGTAAAATAGGGCGACGACGTCGAGTTTCCGCTCTCGCTGGATGAGATTCGTTGCGCGAGCACGCTCGCGCAACTCATCGGATGGAAACGCTCTTTGAATCCGGTTCACAACTACTGAGTCCGGTGGGTTGTACACACTCCCCACCGGATTCTCACATTCCTAGTTACTGACGATTCTAGCTTGCGGTCTCTGGATACCGTGATCTGCTAAACTAGAACGGATGCCTGGGAACCCAACAAACGTGGCCTACCACCAGTCTCGCAGCCGTCCGTCGAAGCCGCTGCCATCGTAATTCGAGCCGGCCGATACCTGAGTGCGGAAGCGAACCGAAACACATGCCGAATGCGTCGACGGACGCACGTACACGCATTCACTACGGGTCGAGTACGCCGCGACCGCACGACCACAGCGGTAGCCGTCGAAACCGACCGCGGACCCGTTCTCGTCGACATCGGCCCAGTTGGCAGCGTCGGTGCGCTCGAGGTGCATCTCGAGGCCCCCAGCTCCGACCTCGAGGACGTCTGGCTGGTCGTGGTGACTCACAACGACGGCGACCCCGCGGGTGGCCTCGCGGAGTTGCTCGAGCACACCGACGCGGTCGTCGCGGCCCACCGCGAGGAAGCGCCGTACGTC contains:
- a CDS encoding RNA polymerase Rpb4 family protein, which produces MTIFKEIVDEEFLTVSETKELLADIEAERALDEDRELPYELARAIEHVNRFTVLEPAEAQQLADDLQELEKVDEATAYKITNLLPRNRDELRSVYAQQRYSLSGDELDEILDVVAKYA
- a CDS encoding 50S ribosomal protein L21e, whose amino-acid sequence is MPNSNGPRQGTRNKLSNDPRERGASPPQRAIQEYEEGEKVHLKIDPSIHKGRFHPRFDGLTGEVVGKQGNAFKVQVNDGGKDKTLIVTAAHMRAQDRAADRV
- a CDS encoding cystathionine gamma-synthase — its product is MDDDQFRIETRSIHAGQEPDEETGALMTPIHANSTFEQDAPGDHRGYEYSRTGNPTRTDLEENLASLEGAEYGRCFASGMASINTVLNLLEAGDHVVTGNDVYGGTHRIFTQVYEDYDLEFSFVDMTDLEAIEEAFRPETELLWLETPTNPLMSIVDIEGAATIAHDHDALCAIDNTFATPYLQNPLELGADIVSHSLTKYLGGHSDVVGGALLTNDEDLDEEFGFYQNSVGATPGPFESFLVLRGTKTLPVRMDRHCKNASAIASWLEDHPDVDRVYYPGLESHPGHEIARKQMNDFGGMLSFELDASLEEASEVVSATEVFTLAESLGGVESLIEQPAPMTHAAIPREERLEAGLTDSLIRVSVGIEHVDDLIGDLEQAFEAALN
- a CDS encoding universal stress protein, with amino-acid sequence MYDTIVVPVDGSPEARTAAEQARDLAADLGSSVHLFYVIPATGYLFGVDAVVDVDKASSRVAELATDVFGDSSVDVQTTVRRGDQETLTLAFLEEVDADLVVLGRKETPEVRDYLFWSTPAQIVRESEISVLLAHPDTDGGDR
- a CDS encoding IS1595 family transposase, with the translated sequence MIPLDVFGSESVAADLLEQVRWRNGVTCPRCRSDLTVKNGSYGHFQRYLCKNCDRTFNDKTGTIFAHSKVALRKWLFSIYAFLRFNTSLRQLQIEIDVQYKTIYQRVERFTKALDAPSLDLVGPVEIDEVYVSAGLKGRERDQESRSRGLSTRGRGTYEKDKPPVFTIVDRGTGDRYVIPAKSADESTIRLLLENRQKEPLTVYTDGFRAYDPLAEDDAFDREYVVHGDGEYANENVHVNTCESHGSLLRPWLSPHRGISKDKLTQYLRAFQLRRKLLWKPGREALKHAIKATL
- a CDS encoding IS630-like element ISNagr8 family transposase; this encodes MGGDRRGELVRHLSEEELDRLLDEADDPKVVKRLTFVKRLYKGATYEEAADDVGKSASTGSRWARRWNDGGLGQLTPNFGGGRPPKLGDEEQECLLELLREGQPWKAQEVHQLLDEEFDVEYHPDYLGRVLRNLGLSYAKPRPKRPSRPENADEILEERVADAFDEETETAHNNRPEDEDEGWVLDDNICTDGGTVVGFCDASHPQPYDNSHRLWYVDDPTLERPLVKLDEPAVGCYTLNGESVLTFPEDQSKENICALLEEVREQNPGTRILLVLDNFSSHICEHTRKRAHQLGIDLVFLPVGSPHLNPIEQVWKVLKRNASPIVVASESAFRTLARRLFNTLTDRLGFAKSWIDQFLSPYLQKLS